GCAAAACCGTGGTCGCCGCCTTCGACTACAAGCGCATTTCCGACGAACTCGGCGGCCCGCCTCGCCTGTTGTTCGTCGCACACCGCGTGGAGATCCTGGCCCAGGCGCTGGCGACCTACCGCCAAGTTCTGCGCAGGCCGCACTTTGGCGAGATCCTCGCCGACGGCTATCGCCCCGAATCGCACGATCACCTTTTCGCGACGATACAAAGCGCGCTCTCCAATTGCCTGCTCGAGCAGTTCGGCGTCCACCACTGGCATGCGATGGTGATCGACGAGTGCCACCATCTCCCGGCGCAGTCCTTTGCCGCCTTCGCCAGGACCGTCAATCCTCAGGTGCTGCTCGGCCTCACCGCCACCCCGGAACGCGCCGACGGCCAGCCGATCGCCGAGTTTTTCCAGCAGCGCCCCGATGGCAGTCCCGCCGTCGAGTTGCGGCTTTGGGATGCCCTGGAGCAACAACTTCTCGCGCCGTTCGAGTACTACGCGACACAGGATGACAGCGACTTCCGCGCCGTCCCCTGGGGCAACACGGCAGCCGAGCTCGCCCAACTGAGCCAGATCCTCACCGGCGACCACGTTCGCGCGCGACTCGTCTGCAACGCCATCGACCACTACGTCGCCCATCCCGGCGCCATGAAGGCGATCGCGTTCTGCGTAGACATTGCGCACGCCAGCTTCATGGCTGCCGCATTCTGCGCCGTCGGCTGGAAGGCCTTCGCCGTCACCAGTCAGACCGCGCGTGCGGAGCGCGACACCGCGCCAGCAAGACTCGCCGCCGGCGAAGTGCAGATCATCTGCACCTGCGACCTCTACAACGAAGGCGTCGACATCCCCGAGGCGAACACCCTGCTCTTCCTGCGCCCAACGCAGAGCGCCGTGGTATTCCAGCAGCAACTCGGCCGCGGGCTGCGCCTTGCCGATGGCAAGGACAGCTGTCTCGTGCTCGATTTCGTCGGTCGCGTGCGCGACGATTTCCGCTTCGACCGCTTGTACCAATCCATAACGGGGCTTACCCGGCGCCAGCTCACCGAGGAAATCGACGACGGTTTCACGTCGCTGCCGCCGGGCGTCCACATCCAGTTCGATCGCGTTGCGCGTCAGCGCGTCCTCGAATCGCTGCGGCACATCGCGAACCAGACGTGGCCAAGGCTCACCGGCGAGCTGCGCGCCTACGCGATTGGACGCAATCCCGCGGAGATCCGGCTGAACCACTTTCTCAACGACCAGTGCGTCGAACTCGAGGACGTGTACCGGAACCGGTGCTGGACCGCCCTGCGCCGCTCCGCCGGACTGGAATCAGGCGCACTTGGCGATGACGAGGAATACCTGACAAAGCGCATCAGCGCGCTCATTTACGTCAACGACTCGCGGCGCCTGAACGTAATGCGCCTCGTCGCCGACCAGGGCGCAGCGTGCTGGCCGACGCTCGACTCCACTCAGCAGCGGATCGTGCAGATGCTCGCCTACCAGCTCTATGCCAACCGCAGCGACCTGATGGACGGGCCGCAATTCCTCGCCCGCCTCGACCGTACGCCGCTGCTGCGCAGGGAACTGGCCGAATTCGTCGACTGCCTCGAACAACGCAACGACCTCGACGACAGGCCGTGCGCCGGGATGCCCGACCAATGGCCGCTGGTGCTGCACGGCGCCTATAGCCGCGCGGAGATCCTGACAGCTATTGGTTGGCTCAACCCGGACCGACGCCCGCCGTCGCAGTCAGGCGTGATCCCGCTCCCCGCGGAAAAGATCGAGCTTCTGCTCGTCACCCTGGACAAGCGCGAGGGCTTCCACGAACGGATCGCCTACCACGACTACGCGATCAGCCCGACGCTCTTCCACTGGCAATCCCAGAACTCGGCTGGTCCGCACACCATGGCGGGCAAACGCTACGCAGAGAGCCCAGCAAACGGTTGGCGTTTCTTTCTGTTCGTCCGCGAAACAGCGGCGGATCCCTTCACGGCAATGGGCGCCGTGATGCTGGACGATGAACCAACCGGGGATCGGCCCATGTCGATCACCTGGCGAATGAACGAACCGATTCCGCTGCCGCTGTTCAACCGCTACTCGGTGCTGCGTGGGTAGCGGTTCGCCATGCTAAGCAGGCAAGCGAGAGGACGGCCGCATCTCGGCCTGACCTGCCGTTGGGCGGCGGCGCTCCATCGGGCGGGAATGCGTCGGTTACCTGTCGTTCAGCCTCGCGAGGCAACGGACGGCAGCTTCCCTATCCGGCGAACGCGAACTTTCGACCCCAGGCGGTCATTCGGACTTCGCTGAAGCTGCCGCTCAGCCACATTGGAACTCCGCGAGGTTCGCTGCCCCGGAGCTGCCGCTCGTGATCTCACACACCCGGCCACAATCAGCCCGCCGCCTTTGCTCCGCACCGGACACCCGAAGGGCTACTTCAATCGGAAACCTGCCAGATGATCGAGTTCGGCACCTCGGCCAGTGCGGCGGTGCAGATCACGCTGAACGAGCGGCAGGTGACCGGCAGTCAACAGACGTTGAGGTCGGTTGGGTGCCGAACGTCAGCTTCTTGATCCAGGGAACGCCAGCTCTTGCTCTTATGAGGAGCACCTCAAAACCTCGGTCGGCGTGAGAACACGAGGGACTTCGCTCCGACCGGCGCAAGCGGCGAAGTTCAGGGTCGCCTATTCGTCGGGGAACTCGTCACATCCGAGCGCGCCGAACTTCGGCAGGGAACGTCAGGGGTAAGTACACACCCTATAGTTACTTCACGCGCAAGGAGAATTTCGGTCGTGCCAAAAGTGGTTCAGGATAAGTTTCGTGCTGATGCCGTGGATAAAAATCGAAAGAATCACGACCGTCAATGTAATCTCGGTCAATTCACGCGCAAGGGTTTCCGGCACGCCATGCTGTATGGAATACATTAAATAATAGATTGACCCAATACCTCTGACCCCAAACCAGGCAGTGATGGCCTTGAGGCGCACTGATGTGTCGGTACCGGCAAGCCCGATCAATACGCTGACGGGTCGGGCCACGAGAAACAGGAACGCTGCCACTGACACAGCGGACCAGTTCCATGTACTCAGATCAATCATGCCTCCCAACAGCACAACCAAGGTTAACTCGGACAGGCGCTCAAGATGTTCCTTGAACACCAAGGCCTCTGCACTTACGGTAAGTGGTGCCTGGTGATCCGGGCTTATATTGGCAGCAACCGACTTCGATGTATCCGATTCCAATAGCCCTTCTGGATCCCGCGGGGCGCCGGCAAGACGCAGCTCCATGTGGCGCAATGCAAGGCCGGCAAAGAAGACCGCAAGGAATCCCCAAGCCTTCAACCAGAGACTCAGCCCATAGACGACAGCAATCAAGCCAAGTCCAACGAGATCGTCCAGCACTTCATGCTTTGACTCAGGCCCGCGTAGTGACCATCCGATTCGTGCGAGGCCTGCTCCCCCGGCAACACCGATCAGGATCGCACCGAATGTGGCCCAGAGCACATCCATCAGTATCCATTTTTCGCCCATGTCGCCGAGCTCGTGCAAGCCCAGCAGGCCGAGTCCGAGCATTACAAAAGGAAAGGCGCTACCATCATTCATGCCCGCCTCTGATGTAAGAACAAACCGCAGCGGGTCGTTGTCGCCGGCGCGGCGAATCTGGACGTCCGTGGCCAGAACGGGATCGGTCGGTGCCAATATCGCGCCAAGGAGAATCCCGGCGCCCAAAGGCAGGTGAAGCACGAAATAGCAGAATCCTGCAACGAGGGTAACGGTAATCGTCATCGATATCCAGGCCAGCCGAAATGACGGCTCCCAGCGCTCCCACGTAATCGGGACAGGCATCTTCACCCCGGCCGAGAAGAGCGAAATCAGCACCGCAATCTCGGTCACCACTTCCAGTACCGCCGCGTGCTCAAGCGGATCAAAGTGAACGATATCGAGGAAGGTGGTGCCGAGAAGTAACCCTACGGTCAGATAGAAAATCGCCGACGTGATGGGGAGACGCGAAATAGTCGTTGCCGCAAGCCCCCGAGCGAGCATGAGACATCCAATAAGGACAAACCAGTGGGCGTTGGTCATAGGGAGTTCCGGTAGGCAGTCTCAAGCCGACTACCGATCTGACTCGTCCTAAACCCGGTTTGATCCACTTATCTTCTGCAATGTCTCGTGGTTGTCGGCGCTTATCTGGTGGAAAAGGGATTTCCCCGTCAGAAATGGCGGAGCTCCTTGAGGAGCCTTCAACTCCAGCGAGCGGGACCAATGTTCATTCGGGAACCCCGGCCCAGCCGCCCGTTGAATGATGGCTGTGCAAACCGCCGCGGGGTGAGGCGAGCTTCGAGAGTTCATCCGCGGCTGCACCGCGTGTTGGAATGTGGCGCGGAAGGCTGCCCGCGCGGCGGTCTTTTGTACCGAGTCCGACAAATATCCTTCCGTGAGAGCGGGCACGCCTCCGCTCTTCGCCACCGATGACGCGGATGAACGCGGATCAGACAAGAAGCAGAACGGCTTGGCCTCGTCGGCGTATGGGACGCACTCCATGCGGTGAATGAAGGCGACGCTGATTTACAAGCGCACCAAGTACCTGAGAGCTGTGCAACGGGTGCTGGGACACTCCAAGTTGGAGAGCACGGTCAGGTATCTCGGCATCGAGGTGGATGACGCGTTGGAGATCTCAGAGCAGACGGAGGTGTAAAGACGCTGGCGGTCGTGCGCCGTATGGTGGGGCTGTCGCTGAACGACCGCTATCAGGCAAACTACCCAGCGCGTACTGCCGGCCAGCAAGCGACGTTGGTCATCGCGATCACCGAGTCATTCGAATGTCCGCTCCTCTAGTGACAAGGGACTTTGCCCCGCCAACGACGCACCTCACTTTCATCGGCCGAGCGGCTGTCCCGGCTTATCTGGTTGAGAATGGTGAGCAGCGTCCTTTCTAGGCAGCACAGATCTTTGCCACCTTCGTTAGAAGGGCGGAAGCACTCTCGCTTCACCTTGGGCTGGCCGGCCCGCCTGGGGAGCACGTTCGCGTCCTTCAGCCCTTTCATGGAGGCCACCGGGCCTTCAGCAGGCAGCACGGGGATCTTGTGGGTCGGCAACCCACTCCCTTGCGCACGGCACTCCGGACCACGGTTATGGACTAGGTGAAGGCGCTGAATGAAGGCGCTGAAGGCCGGCGTCGTGATTGACGATGTCGCCCACCAAAATCTCACTCCATCGGGACCGTCTGGTACGGCCCAACGTAGAGACAGCATCTGTTGGTTTCCCACCCACATCACGGTAGTCGAATCGTCGCCTATCGCTCCCCGTGGGCCCAATCCGGTGGCGACGTACGCACACCAAGACACTGGCACGCGCCTTGCAATACGACTAGTGAGCAAGGGACACGGCAACCGCGACATCCAATGCTCACTAACTCGACCTGAGCAAAGGAGCTTCATCATGACTACCCAAACCAACGAACGCGCGACCATTGTCATTCATGACCTGCCGGCCATCGAAGTCCCGGATTACGTCGAAATGTCCGCCATCAAGGGCGGCCAGATCGACCAGCGCCTCGCAGACTACATCCAGAACGTCTATCAGTACACGCATGACTGGGCAGGTGGGGCCCGCCCAGTCCCAAAGTACTGACGGCAGCGCCTCGCCGGCCGACTTCTTGCCATCGTGCGTTGGTCGGTCGGCATCCTATTGGCGATGTCGGCGCCGGCAGCGCCTATCAGCAAATGTGCATCAGCCCGGCGGGGTGATGCCGCCGTAGCCCATGCCCGGTCCTTCGGCGGCTACTCCGTAGCTTTTTGTTTTCGAGTCGCCCCTGGCGACCGACCTGGTTTCTGGCGGCTCCTATCCTGTCAACGGACATTAATCTCAGCGCTGTCAAATGACAGAGAAGGGTCGAAAGGGTGAGTAGCGTTTTTCGGTAAGCGGTCGCATGGACGCGTCGGCCCTGGATTTTTCGGCGGACCACATCGTATGTCGGCAATGCGAAGAGGTGCTGACTCTCAAGGCGCATACCGCCAATGACCGCAAAGGCCGAGATCCGGCAAATGGCAGCGTCGAGCGGGCGCTCGAATGTCGGCTCTGAAGCCGAGGGGACCGAACGGAAGTGGCCAAACGAGCTTCGCGGCATACTGCTTGGCAGCGGAGCGCAGCGCCTGTCTGTCAAAGTGGACAGGCGCTGGTTCTTCGCTTGCTTGTAGAGCCGATACCCTTGTATCTTCCAGATTGATCTTTATAAAAATGATTGGTGCGCTGTGGAGCTTGTGGGCGAAGGGCCGCGCGGTGGAAAAGTCGTCAGACTTTTCCACGGCAAGCGGCCCGGTGGCCGACAGGCCATCGTCCACAAATCCACAGCGCGAGTCGTTTCGGGCACGGCGGCGCAGCCTGTTACCCCTCGGGGCCTGCAAGCCCGTAACTGAGCAGATGGCGCGCCGTCGCGACCGTTCCTCCGGAGCCCGAACAGTTGCTGGACTGAAAAATCGCATTTGCAAGGATGGGAGGGTAGGAACATGCCCGAAGCGATCGTGGTGGGTATCGACATTGCCAAGCTGAGTTTCGATGCTGCCTTGGGTGTGATGACGGATGTGCGGACGTTTCCCAACGACGACGCCGGCCATGAAGCGCTGATCACGACCTTGGCTGGGCGGACGGTCGAGCTGATCGTGATGGAAGCCACCGGTGGCCTCGAGCGGGATCTGGCCTGTGCGCTGCAGGCAGCCGGGTTCGCCGTCGCCGTGGTCAATCCGCGCCAGGCACGCGACTTTGCCCGCGCCATGGGCTATCTGGCCAAGACGGACCGCATCGACGCGCGCGCCCTGGCGGCGCTGGCCCAGGTGTTGGTGCGTCACCCCGAGCGCGACAAGTTCGTCAAGGCCCTGCCCACCGCCGAGCAACAGGCACTGCAGGCGCTGGTGGCCCGGCGTCGGCAGTTGGTGACGATGCTGGTGGCCGAGCGCCAGCGCTTGGCGGTCAGCCATAAGGCTGCCCGTGCCAGTATCGAGGCCCTCATCAAGGCCATCCGTCAGCAGCTCGATACGGTCGAGGCCCAACTGGCCAGCCACATCGACAGCCATCATGCCGCACTCGCCCGCCAGCTCGCGAGCGTGCGCGGCATCGGGCCGGCCACCCTCACCACCCTGATCGCCGACGTGCCGGAACTGGGCACCCTGTCCCGGCGCGAGATCGCCGCTTTGGTCGGGCTCGCCCCTTTCAATCGCGATTCCGGACAGATGCGCGGTAAGCGCAGCATCTTCGGCGGGCGCGCCGACGTTCGGCGCGCCCTCTACATGGCCACGCTCGCCGCCATCCGATTCAATCGTGTGATCGGGCACTTCTACGAGCGCCTCGTCACCGCAGGAAAGCCCAAGAAGGTCGCCATCGTCGCCTGCATGCGCAAGCTGCTGACCATCCTCAATGCGATGGTCCGATCCGGCGCCTCTTGGGACGATTCGATTCATCTCGCTTGACTTGAAAGACAGTTGCTCAGCTCATCGCACCTGCTCGAACTGCTCGCGCAGGTTCTCCACGGTGTCGCGCTCCCCGCGCACGTGGAAGAACGCGCCCTCGTCGTCGGCCCGCTCCTCCATCACCTCGCAGTTCGCGTAGATGTCCTTGCGCCATTGCTGTGCCGACCAGGGAAGGAAGAGTTCGGCGGCGACAAGGTCCTGCTGGAAAAAGGCGATGATCCGCTGGCGCAGCTTCGCCACGTCTTCGGGACGACGGGCGCTCATCACGACGCAGTCCGGGTACTGCGCCCGCAACGCCGCTTCGCGTTCGGCTTGCGCCTGGGCATCGCCGACGTGGTCGATCTTGTTGAAGACGCGCAGGCGCGGCAGCACATCGGCGCCGATTTCCGCAAGCACCTGGTCCGTGACCTCCCGCTGGCGCTCGAAACCGGGATCGCTGGCGTCGATGACGTGGAGCAGTAGCGATGCATCCAGCGCTTCATCGAGCGTCGACTTGAATGACGCGACGAGCCCGTGCGGCAGGTTCTTGATGAATCCGACCGTGTCGCTGACGAGCACCCTCGGCACGCTCTCCGGGTAGAGGACCCGCACGGTGGTGTCGAGCGTCGCGAAAAGCTTGTTGGCGACCAACACCTCGCTGCCGGTGAGCGCCCGCATCAAGGTCGACTTGCCGGCGTTCGTATAACCGACGAGCGCCACGTTCGCGAGGCTCTGACGCCCTTGTCGACGCGCGCGCTGCGTCTTGCGCTCGACCTCCATCGCATCGATTTCCTCCTGCAGTTCGGCGATGCGGTCTCGCACTTTGCGTCGGTCGAGCTCGGTGTGCGATTCACCCGCCCCGCGGCCGCCGGTGCCGCTGCGCTGCCGACCTTGCGGTCCCGCGAGCTTCGCCGCCTCACGCAGGCGCGGGGCCATGTAGCCGAGGCGTGCGATCTCCACCTGCGCGCGGGCTGCGCGGGAGCGCGCATTGCGATGGAAGATTTCAAGGATGACCATCGTGCGGTCCGTCACCTCGCAGCCCACCTCCAGCTCGAGGTGGCGCGCCTGCGACGGCGAAATCTCGTGGTCGACCAGGATCACGTCGATCTCGTGGGACTTGCCGTCGACGACGCCACCGCCATTGACGAACTCGTGGATCTCCTGCCGCTTTCCGGTGCCGAGGTAGGCGGTCGTATCGAAGCCGGAACGCTTCTGGATGAAGGTGTGGACGACCGTCAGCCCCAATGTTTTCGCAAGTTCGCGCAGCTCGGTCAGTGACGCCTCGAACTCGACATCGCTCACGTTCGGCAGTTGTACGGCGGCGACGACGGCGTACGTGGGCTTTCCCTGGACTTCGCTTTGCATTAGGAGATTGCGTCTCGTGAGTGGGCAAAGCCGGATAGTACACTTCGACGACGGCCTATTCGGTGAACTTCGCCAAAGCACGTATCCTTGCGTCCGTCCCGATTCGGTCGAGCTCCGCAGTGCGGTCGCCGCGCGCGTTCTTTTCCCTATCCGCCCGCAACCGCAAACCCCCTATCAGAGCCCTAATTTCATGATCACCCTCAAGGACGTCACCCTTCGCCGGGGCGCCAAGGTGCTGCTCGACCGCACCTCCGTCACCCTCAACCCCGGCGAAAGGGTCGGCCTGGTCGGGCGCAACGGTGCCGGCAAGTCCTCGCTGTTCGGCCTGCTCAACGGTACGCTGCATGAAGATGCGGGCGACTTCCACATGCCGGCGGCCTGGCGCATGGCCGAGGTCGCGCAGGACATGCCGGAAACCAGTCAATCGGCCACCGACTTCGTGATCGAGGGCGATACCGCCCTGCTCGCCGCACAGCAGGAAGTGGCGGCCGCCGAAGCCAGCGACGACGGCGAACGCATGGCCTACGCCTACATGGCCCTGCACGACGCCGGCGCGCACGACGCGCAAGCACGGTCCCAGGCGCTGATCCTCGGGCTCGGCTTCAAGACCACCCAACTGTGCAACCCGGTGAACAGCTTCTCCGGCGGCTGGCGGATGCGCCTGCAACTGGCCCGGGCCCTGATGTGCCCGTCCGACCTGCTGCTCCTCGACGAACCGACCAACCACCTCGACCTCGACGCCCTCGTCTGGCTCGAAGCCTGGCTCAAGCGCTACGCGGGCACGCTGGTCGTGATCAGCCACGACCGCGAATTCCTCGACGCGATCACCGACGTCACGGTGCACATCGACAACCACAAGCTGACCCGCTATGGCGGCAACTACTCCACCTTCGAGGACACGCGCGCCCTGCAGCTGGAGTTGCAGCAGAACGCCTACGCCAAGCAGCAGGACAAGATCGCCCACCTGCAGAAGTTCATCGCCCGCTTCAAGGCCAAGGCGAGCAAGGCCAAGCAGGCCCAGAGCCGCGTCAAGGCGCTGGACCGCATGGACAAGCTCGCGCCGATACTCGCCAGCGCCGACTTCACCTTCGAGTTCAAGGAGCCGCTCAACCTGCCCAACCCGATGCTGGCGATGGAAGATGCCTGCTTCGGCTATCCGGCGCCCGAGGGGGCCCCCGCCGGCACGCCGCCGACGGTGATCGTGCGTGGCGTGAACAAGTCGGTGATGGCCGGCGAGCGCATCGGCATCCTTGGCGCCAACGGCCGAGGCAAGTCCACGCTGGTGAAGACCATCGCCCGCGATCTCGCCCCCATCAGCGGCATCGTCACCGAGGGCAAGGGGCTGCGCATCGGCTATTTCGCCCAGCAGGAACTGGACGTGCTCCGCCCGCAGGACAACCCGCTCGAACACATGGTGCGCATGGCCCGCGAAGGCCTGCGCGCCGGCCAGAGCGGTCGCGAGCAGGATCTGCGCACCTTCCTGGGCACGTTCAATTTCAGCGGCGACATGGTCCAGCAGCCGGTCGGCACCATGAGCGGCGGAGAAAAGGCCCGCCTCGTGCTGTGCATGCTCGTGTGGCAGCGCCCCAACCTGCTGTTGCTGGACGAACCGACCAACCACCTCGACCTCGCAACCCGGGAAGCCCTGGCAATGGCGCTCAACGAATTCGAGGGCACGGTGATGCTGGTCTCCCACGACCGGGCCTTGCTGCGCTCGGTGTGCGACGAGTTCTGGCTGGTGGCCCGCGGCGGCGTCGAACCCTTTGACGGCGACCTCGACGATTACCAGCAATACCTGCTCGACGAAGCCCGCCGCGCCCGCGAAGAGCTCAAGGCCTCACTCAAGAACCCGAAGCACGAGGCCGCTCCGGCACCGGCTGCCGCCCACCGGATCAGCACCGAGAAGCTCAAGAACCTCAAGCGCGACCTGGGCAAACTGGAGCTAGCGATCCTGGAAGCACAAGCGCGCAAGCACGCCATCGAAGCCCGGCTCGCCAGCGCCCCACCGGTGCAGCAACTTGCCGAACTGGGAGCCGAGTTGCAGCAGATCGACGAAACCCTGAACGCCCAGGAGGACAGCTGGCTGCGGCTTTCCGAGGAGATCGAAGCGGCAAGCCAGGGCTGACGCCGCCAAGGGGCTATTCAGCGATATCGACTCCCGCCCTGCGCGCGCCGCCTCGATGACCTGCATCACCTCGTTCAGGTCGGCAAGCTTCTCGTCGCGCTTGAAATGCCCGGTCAATTCGATGTCCGGGTGCAGGCTGCCGGACTCGTAGTGCGCCCAGATTTCCCTGCCGTAATCGGTCGTCAGGAGCTCCGGCGCGAACTGGCCGAAGTAGGCGGCGAGGTTGTCGACGTCCCGCTCCAGCATGCGGCTGGCGTTGTTATTGGCCGTCGCGTCGATTGCCTGCGGCAGGTCGATGATCACCGGCCCGTCGGCATCGACCAGGATGTTGTATTCGGACAAATCGCCGTGGACGATGCCCGCACACAGCATGCGCACCACCTGTTGCACTAGAAAGGCGTGGTGTCGCCGCGCATCCTCTTCGCTCATCACGATGTCGTTGAGCCGGGGTGCCGGTTCCCCGTTCTCATCGGCCACCAGCTCCATGAGCAGCACGCCTTCGTGGAAGTTGTACGGTATCGGCACGCGCACGCCGGCCGCCGCCAGGCGATAGAGCGCATCGACCTCGGCGCTTTGCCAGGCGGCCTCCTGCTCCTGCCGACCATAGCGCGAACCCTTTGCCATCGCACGCGCCTGCCGGCTGTTCTTGACCTTGCGGCCTTCGGTGTAGTCGACGGCCTGACGGAAGGCGCGCTTGTTGGCCTCCTTGTAGACCTTGGCGCAGCGCACTTCGTCGCCGCACTCGACGACGAAGACCATCGCCTCCTTGCCGCTCATCAACTGACGCGTGACGCGGTTGACGAGACCGTCCGTCACCAGCG
Above is a genomic segment from Azoarcus sp. PA01 containing:
- a CDS encoding ATP-binding cassette domain-containing protein encodes the protein MITLKDVTLRRGAKVLLDRTSVTLNPGERVGLVGRNGAGKSSLFGLLNGTLHEDAGDFHMPAAWRMAEVAQDMPETSQSATDFVIEGDTALLAAQQEVAAAEASDDGERMAYAYMALHDAGAHDAQARSQALILGLGFKTTQLCNPVNSFSGGWRMRLQLARALMCPSDLLLLDEPTNHLDLDALVWLEAWLKRYAGTLVVISHDREFLDAITDVTVHIDNHKLTRYGGNYSTFEDTRALQLELQQNAYAKQQDKIAHLQKFIARFKAKASKAKQAQSRVKALDRMDKLAPILASADFTFEFKEPLNLPNPMLAMEDACFGYPAPEGAPAGTPPTVIVRGVNKSVMAGERIGILGANGRGKSTLVKTIARDLAPISGIVTEGKGLRIGYFAQQELDVLRPQDNPLEHMVRMAREGLRAGQSGREQDLRTFLGTFNFSGDMVQQPVGTMSGGEKARLVLCMLVWQRPNLLLLDEPTNHLDLATREALAMALNEFEGTVMLVSHDRALLRSVCDEFWLVARGGVEPFDGDLDDYQQYLLDEARRAREELKASLKNPKHEAAPAPAAAHRISTEKLKNLKRDLGKLELAILEAQARKHAIEARLASAPPVQQLAELGAELQQIDETLNAQEDSWLRLSEEIEAASQG
- the hflX gene encoding GTPase HflX, which produces MQSEVQGKPTYAVVAAVQLPNVSDVEFEASLTELRELAKTLGLTVVHTFIQKRSGFDTTAYLGTGKRQEIHEFVNGGGVVDGKSHEIDVILVDHEISPSQARHLELEVGCEVTDRTMVILEIFHRNARSRAARAQVEIARLGYMAPRLREAAKLAGPQGRQRSGTGGRGAGESHTELDRRKVRDRIAELQEEIDAMEVERKTQRARRQGRQSLANVALVGYTNAGKSTLMRALTGSEVLVANKLFATLDTTVRVLYPESVPRVLVSDTVGFIKNLPHGLVASFKSTLDEALDASLLLHVIDASDPGFERQREVTDQVLAEIGADVLPRLRVFNKIDHVGDAQAQAEREAALRAQYPDCVVMSARRPEDVAKLRQRIIAFFQQDLVAAELFLPWSAQQWRKDIYANCEVMEERADDEGAFFHVRGERDTVENLREQFEQVR
- a CDS encoding sodium:proton antiporter, giving the protein MTNAHWFVLIGCLMLARGLAATTISRLPITSAIFYLTVGLLLGTTFLDIVHFDPLEHAAVLEVVTEIAVLISLFSAGVKMPVPITWERWEPSFRLAWISMTITVTLVAGFCYFVLHLPLGAGILLGAILAPTDPVLATDVQIRRAGDNDPLRFVLTSEAGMNDGSAFPFVMLGLGLLGLHELGDMGEKWILMDVLWATFGAILIGVAGGAGLARIGWSLRGPESKHEVLDDLVGLGLIAVVYGLSLWLKAWGFLAVFFAGLALRHMELRLAGAPRDPEGLLESDTSKSVAANISPDHQAPLTVSAEALVFKEHLERLSELTLVVLLGGMIDLSTWNWSAVSVAAFLFLVARPVSVLIGLAGTDTSVRLKAITAWFGVRGIGSIYYLMYSIQHGVPETLARELTEITLTVVILSIFIHGISTKLILNHFWHDRNSPCA
- a CDS encoding IS110 family transposase; the protein is MPEAIVVGIDIAKLSFDAALGVMTDVRTFPNDDAGHEALITTLAGRTVELIVMEATGGLERDLACALQAAGFAVAVVNPRQARDFARAMGYLAKTDRIDARALAALAQVLVRHPERDKFVKALPTAEQQALQALVARRRQLVTMLVAERQRLAVSHKAARASIEALIKAIRQQLDTVEAQLASHIDSHHAALARQLASVRGIGPATLTTLIADVPELGTLSRREIAALVGLAPFNRDSGQMRGKRSIFGGRADVRRALYMATLAAIRFNRVIGHFYERLVTAGKPKKVAIVACMRKLLTILNAMVRSGASWDDSIHLA
- a CDS encoding DUF3427 domain-containing protein, producing the protein MSSLPNGLYDRLIDSDLRALLGDLLISGSASIEQLPPAQRRHRLAAEIARLLPELLDAVSESDGQDNSEGRELELINQLLAMIRRRGVETPEWQPPISTLRAIHRNGTAPPPPPTGLTAPWLFTAGRAEPSLFAELRAELASADRVDILVSFITWSGLRKIWDVLESITVVGGDGQPRTRVRVITTTYTGATEARAVEALAKLPGVDLRVSLDGRRSRLHAKAWLFHRRSGFGTAFVGSANLSAAALVGGIEWTVKFTQTGQADLHAAAEAHFETLWNDPEFQHFDVSDDTQGSRLRAALAEARGAPGRSGVIALPTWFDLQPKAYQQAMLDRLAAERRNGRTRNLLVAATGTGKTVVAAFDYKRISDELGGPPRLLFVAHRVEILAQALATYRQVLRRPHFGEILADGYRPESHDHLFATIQSALSNCLLEQFGVHHWHAMVIDECHHLPAQSFAAFARTVNPQVLLGLTATPERADGQPIAEFFQQRPDGSPAVELRLWDALEQQLLAPFEYYATQDDSDFRAVPWGNTAAELAQLSQILTGDHVRARLVCNAIDHYVAHPGAMKAIAFCVDIAHASFMAAAFCAVGWKAFAVTSQTARAERDTAPARLAAGEVQIICTCDLYNEGVDIPEANTLLFLRPTQSAVVFQQQLGRGLRLADGKDSCLVLDFVGRVRDDFRFDRLYQSITGLTRRQLTEEIDDGFTSLPPGVHIQFDRVARQRVLESLRHIANQTWPRLTGELRAYAIGRNPAEIRLNHFLNDQCVELEDVYRNRCWTALRRSAGLESGALGDDEEYLTKRISALIYVNDSRRLNVMRLVADQGAACWPTLDSTQQRIVQMLAYQLYANRSDLMDGPQFLARLDRTPLLRRELAEFVDCLEQRNDLDDRPCAGMPDQWPLVLHGAYSRAEILTAIGWLNPDRRPPSQSGVIPLPAEKIELLLVTLDKREGFHERIAYHDYAISPTLFHWQSQNSAGPHTMAGKRYAESPANGWRFFLFVRETAADPFTAMGAVMLDDEPTGDRPMSITWRMNEPIPLPLFNRYSVLRG